A section of the Solitalea canadensis DSM 3403 genome encodes:
- a CDS encoding AAA domain-containing protein, which yields MTAAEELKHLRKILKIEKEEDLQQYRKFVVESEISERVKNGSSWYPVKITQTGYGRGEQVFVELERTNSKNSDHQLQTGKRASLFCNTNNQASKLRVEGVIGTALKDRLRLYLNADELPEWINDGKIGIDLLFDETSYKEMDDTLRIVAEAQNNRLAELREILLGHSPASFSADFYTSESQQLNTSQNSAVHNILNANDVAIVHGPPGTGKTTTFVEAIKQVTLKEKQVLVTAPSNTAVDLLCERLSAQGLNVVRIGHPARVGDHLADLVIDNKISQHEYFNDIKSIRKKAEEFRNMAFKYKRNFGKEESRQRQLLFNEARSLKQEAIKLEDYIVSDILSEAQVIACTLVGSNNSVLRDRQFKTVFIDEAAQALEPACWIPIMKAQRVIMAGDHCQLPPTVKSYEAGKQGLNVTLFEKVIERQKVDTLLEVQYRMNKAIMEFSNQQFYRGKLTAFETVANRKLVKEDENPLLFIDTAGCGFNERTENGRSASNPEEGNLLMNYLNDYLQQLTNYDNEVMDKIRRVGVISPYKAQVSFLTEQLENFETLASLGKKISFNTVDGFQGQECDLIAISLVRSNEKNEIGFLADTRRMNVAITRAKKKLLIIGDSATLSSHPFYASFLDHVQNNSAYQSAWELSYLG from the coding sequence ATGACTGCTGCTGAAGAGTTAAAGCATTTACGGAAAATACTTAAGATCGAGAAAGAGGAAGATTTACAACAATACCGGAAGTTTGTTGTTGAATCCGAAATCAGTGAGCGTGTAAAAAATGGCAGCAGCTGGTACCCGGTTAAAATTACCCAAACAGGTTATGGTCGCGGTGAACAGGTTTTTGTTGAACTAGAGCGAACCAATTCCAAAAATAGCGATCACCAGTTACAAACAGGAAAACGGGCTTCATTGTTTTGTAATACCAACAATCAGGCTTCTAAATTGCGTGTTGAAGGTGTTATTGGAACAGCCTTGAAAGATCGTTTACGGTTATATTTAAACGCAGATGAGCTTCCGGAATGGATTAATGATGGTAAAATCGGTATTGATCTGTTGTTTGACGAAACGTCTTATAAAGAAATGGATGATACGCTTCGTATTGTTGCCGAAGCACAAAATAATCGATTGGCAGAGTTAAGGGAAATTTTGTTAGGCCACTCCCCTGCCAGTTTCTCTGCCGATTTTTATACATCTGAAAGTCAGCAGTTAAATACTTCTCAAAATTCGGCAGTTCATAACATTCTTAATGCTAATGATGTCGCCATTGTACATGGGCCACCGGGAACTGGAAAAACTACCACCTTTGTGGAAGCAATTAAGCAAGTTACCCTAAAAGAGAAACAAGTATTGGTAACAGCGCCGAGTAACACAGCTGTAGACTTGCTATGTGAGCGTTTATCTGCTCAGGGTTTAAATGTTGTTCGTATCGGACATCCGGCGCGTGTAGGAGATCACCTGGCTGATTTGGTGATTGATAATAAGATCAGTCAGCATGAATATTTTAACGATATAAAAAGCATCCGTAAGAAGGCCGAAGAATTTAGAAATATGGCCTTTAAGTACAAGCGGAACTTTGGAAAAGAAGAAAGCCGGCAGCGACAGCTATTGTTTAATGAGGCTCGTTCATTAAAGCAAGAAGCGATCAAGCTGGAAGACTATATTGTCAGTGATATACTTTCAGAAGCACAAGTAATTGCTTGTACATTAGTGGGTTCGAATAATTCAGTATTACGGGATCGTCAGTTTAAAACTGTTTTCATTGATGAAGCGGCTCAGGCTTTAGAACCGGCATGCTGGATTCCTATCATGAAAGCGCAACGAGTGATCATGGCGGGCGACCATTGTCAGTTACCTCCTACTGTAAAATCTTATGAGGCTGGTAAGCAAGGACTAAATGTAACGCTATTTGAAAAGGTAATCGAACGACAAAAGGTTGATACCTTACTGGAGGTTCAGTACCGAATGAACAAAGCGATTATGGAATTTTCGAATCAGCAGTTTTATCGCGGTAAACTGACTGCCTTTGAAACTGTAGCGAACCGAAAACTGGTGAAGGAAGACGAAAATCCATTATTATTTATTGACACAGCAGGTTGTGGCTTTAATGAGCGTACAGAAAACGGGCGAAGTGCCAGCAATCCGGAAGAAGGAAATCTGTTGATGAATTATCTGAATGATTATTTACAGCAGTTAACCAACTATGATAATGAAGTTATGGATAAAATTCGTCGTGTAGGCGTTATTTCTCCCTATAAGGCACAAGTAAGTTTCTTAACAGAGCAATTAGAAAATTTTGAAACGCTGGCCTCTTTAGGCAAAAAAATCAGCTTCAATACTGTGGACGGCTTCCAGGGACAAGAATGTGATTTAATAGCAATTAGCCTGGTAAGAAGTAATGAGAAAAATGAAATCGGCTTTTTAGCAGATACCCGACGGATGAATGTAGCTATTACCCGTGCAAAGAAGAAACTTTTGATTATCGGTGATAGCGCTACATTATCGTCTCATC
- the map gene encoding type I methionyl aminopeptidase translates to MSISSDNDLLGMKKISEAVATTLKAMREYAKPGMTTKELDEYGGQLLEQLGAKSAPKLTYDFPGWTCISINNEIAHGIPSETTILKNGDLINIDVSAELDGFWADNGGSFVLGEDINNYEPLVKASKEILLKAIQQIKGGVKISDIGLLIETEAKKRGYKVIKNLTGHGVGRSLHEDPHEIANYCDRENKARFRKNSVIAVETFIATDSTYAEEQEDGWTLLGNKGGFVAQHEHTIIVTDGKPVILTEANEIWN, encoded by the coding sequence ATGTCTATATCATCAGATAATGATCTTTTAGGAATGAAAAAGATCAGCGAAGCTGTTGCAACAACCTTAAAAGCGATGCGTGAATACGCAAAACCAGGTATGACTACCAAAGAGTTGGACGAATATGGAGGGCAGTTGCTGGAGCAATTGGGAGCTAAGTCGGCACCAAAATTAACTTATGATTTTCCGGGGTGGACCTGTATCAGCATTAACAATGAAATTGCACATGGAATTCCTTCAGAAACAACCATTTTAAAGAATGGAGACCTTATAAATATTGACGTTTCGGCAGAATTAGATGGTTTTTGGGCTGATAATGGTGGTTCATTTGTGCTTGGGGAAGATATTAACAATTATGAGCCTTTGGTAAAAGCATCTAAAGAGATCTTGCTAAAAGCTATTCAACAAATAAAAGGTGGCGTAAAAATATCGGATATTGGGTTACTGATCGAAACAGAAGCCAAAAAACGTGGCTATAAGGTAATTAAAAATCTTACCGGACATGGTGTTGGTCGTAGTTTACACGAAGATCCACATGAAATTGCCAATTATTGTGATCGCGAAAATAAGGCTCGTTTTCGCAAAAATTCTGTAATAGCTGTTGAAACATTTATTGCCACCGATTCAACTTATGCAGAGGAACAAGAAGACGGCTGGACTTTGTTAGGTAATAAAGGAGGTTTTGTGGCTCAACATGAGCATACAATCATTGTAACCGATGGAAAACCAGTTATTTTGACGGAAGCAAACGAGATCTGGAATTAA
- a CDS encoding VOC family protein gives MKIKITSVFVDDQDKALKFYTEILGFVKKHEIPLGKFKWLTVTEPDNDHVELLLEPNENPTASTYQQSLVQQNIPCTTFFVEDVDQEFDRLTKLGVNFTKTPTVMGPVKIAVFDDTCGNLIQITQV, from the coding sequence ATGAAGATTAAAATAACAAGTGTGTTTGTAGACGATCAGGATAAAGCGCTTAAATTTTACACTGAAATTTTAGGCTTTGTAAAGAAGCATGAAATTCCGCTCGGAAAATTTAAATGGTTAACTGTTACCGAACCAGATAATGATCATGTTGAACTTTTATTAGAACCCAACGAAAATCCGACAGCCTCAACATATCAGCAATCGCTTGTACAGCAAAATATTCCGTGTACCACATTTTTTGTTGAGGATGTTGATCAGGAATTCGATCGCTTAACAAAACTCGGTGTTAACTTCACGAAAACCCCAACAGTTATGGGTCCCGTTAAAATAGCCGTGTTTGATGATACATGTGGTAACCTGATTCAGATTACGCAAGTTTAA
- a CDS encoding response regulator yields the protein MKLNYYILWVEDDNSWYETTTELFRETVEGHGFNPIIKRKKTLDEVIQELVDDGLKKYDIFLIDFNLRNSADGSSIIDFLREKNIYTDIIFYSSDKQTIIESIKERELEGVYHSDRKEIEDKFEKVFLTTIKKIEEINSMRGLIVGETSDLDEMIEERLQQCTELDIAKAFDIDKFFNEQILEKEQGKCKWLKAEYEKGGITAILPRLDAIRKLELLRGILKKNKEKHQYIPSFIKVNAPYQSEVIDVRNKFAHSKVIINGDGKEFLKAQIGDNHFEFNEESFKEIRINLKKHRDSLMELKECL from the coding sequence ATGAAACTAAACTATTACATTCTTTGGGTAGAAGACGATAATTCATGGTATGAAACAACTACCGAATTATTCAGGGAAACTGTTGAGGGCCATGGATTTAATCCAATAATTAAAAGGAAGAAAACGCTTGATGAAGTGATCCAGGAACTTGTTGACGATGGGTTAAAGAAATATGATATTTTCCTGATTGATTTCAATTTAAGAAACTCTGCAGATGGCAGTTCTATTATTGATTTTTTACGGGAGAAAAATATATATACGGACATCATCTTCTATTCGAGCGATAAGCAAACCATTATAGAATCGATTAAAGAAAGAGAACTTGAAGGTGTTTATCATTCTGACAGGAAAGAGATTGAAGATAAATTTGAAAAAGTATTTCTTACCACCATCAAGAAAATTGAAGAAATCAATTCAATGCGTGGCTTAATTGTAGGTGAAACGTCTGATCTTGATGAAATGATTGAAGAAAGACTACAACAATGCACGGAATTAGATATTGCTAAAGCCTTTGATATTGATAAATTTTTCAATGAACAGATTTTAGAGAAAGAACAAGGAAAATGTAAATGGTTGAAGGCAGAATATGAAAAGGGAGGGATAACCGCTATTCTACCTCGACTTGATGCAATAAGAAAATTGGAACTACTAAGAGGAATTTTGAAAAAAAACAAAGAGAAACATCAGTATATTCCAAGCTTTATTAAGGTCAATGCTCCATATCAGTCAGAAGTGATCGATGTGAGAAACAAGTTTGCTCATTCTAAGGTTATAATAAATGGAGATGGCAAAGAGTTTTTAAAAGCTCAGATTGGTGATAATCATTTTGAATTTAATGAAGAATCCTTCAAAGAAATAAGGATAAACTTAAAGAAACATCGCGATTCTTTGATGGAATTGAAGGAATGCTTATGA